The Dyella caseinilytica genome has a window encoding:
- a CDS encoding fasciclin domain-containing protein, translated as MRTYVNDHTSNCNLVDSVDSLGSFGVLRNALDVAGLTVMLSASGPYTLFAPNDTAFAKLPKGTVDDWLKPENRDELLSVLKYHIFLGLASSADVGTMSRPKMLQGQSAIITKEGDKIRIDGSNLIGMDIASSNGVIHMIDTVMQPIEPSVKH; from the coding sequence ATGCGTACTTATGTCAACGACCATACTTCGAATTGCAACCTTGTCGACTCAGTTGATTCGCTCGGATCATTCGGCGTATTACGAAACGCGCTGGATGTAGCAGGGCTTACGGTGATGCTGAGTGCCTCAGGTCCCTACACATTATTTGCTCCGAACGACACCGCATTCGCCAAGTTGCCTAAGGGCACGGTTGATGATTGGCTAAAGCCGGAAAATAGGGACGAATTGCTTTCCGTGCTCAAGTATCACATCTTTCTTGGCCTTGCATCTTCCGCTGACGTGGGCACCATGTCGCGCCCCAAAATGTTGCAAGGCCAATCAGCCATCATCACCAAGGAAGGAGACAAGATTAGGATCGATGGCTCCAACCTGATTGGGATGGATATTGCGTCAAGCAATGGCGTCATTCATATGATCGACACGGTCATGCAGCCCATTGAGCCTTCCGTGAAGCATTGA